From the Quercus lobata isolate SW786 chromosome 6, ValleyOak3.0 Primary Assembly, whole genome shotgun sequence genome, one window contains:
- the LOC115950351 gene encoding uncharacterized protein LOC115950351, which yields MANGEQNAQPRTLKDYVQPIVNDNYSGVRRQTINANNFELKPALISMVQQAQFSGSPLDDPNIHLAMFLEICDTVKMNGVTEDTIRLRLFPFSLRDKARGWLQSLQPGSITSWQEMAEKFLAKFFPPAKTAQLRSEIGQFKQNDFEQTRTIVNAASGETLMSKTAEGGTSLLEEMASNNYQWPTERTMAKKVAGIHELDPFAALSAQVASLSHQVQYINNQNYNYRGNPMPNYYHPGLRNHENFSYGNTKNVLQPPPGFDSQPSEKKMSLEDAMISFVEETKARFKKSDSRLDNIETHCSNMGATMKNLEVQIGQLATTMNAQQRGTFPSNTKVNPKEQCKVITLRSGREIERTPSKETESTPTAPNNGQNALEQMPNYAKFLKDIISKKRRLEEFETVKLSKECSVILQKKLPQKLKDPGSFTLPCTIGDSFFDKVLCELGASINLMPLSVYRKLGLGEMKQITISLQLANRSIKYPRGIIEDVLVTSLSNEVERLEPMVAKTDSVISTEKVQQTTTPKLKQLPEHLHFAFLGDSYTFPVIVAASLTPEEEEKLLRVLREHRTALG from the exons ATGGCTAACGGTGAACAAAATGCACAGCCACGCACCTTGAAGGATTATGTACAGCCAATTGTGAATGACAACTACTCAGGTGTAAGACGCCAAACCATTAATGCCAACAATTTTGAGCTCAAACCGGCATTGATCAGCATGGTACAACAAGCCCAATTTAGCGGATCGCCACTTGATGATCCCAATATTCATTTGGCGATGTTTTTGGAGATTTGCGATACTGTAAAGATGAATGGTGTTACTGAAGACACCATTAGACTGAgattgtttcctttttctttgagGGACAAGGCTAGAGGTTGGCTACAATCTCTACAACCGGGAAGCATCACTAGTTGGCAAGAAATGGCAGAAAAGTTTCTTGCTAAATTCTTTCCACCTGCAAAAACAGCCCAACTTAGGAGTGAAATTGGTCAATTCAAGCAAAATGATTTTGA GCAAACTCGAACCATAGTTAATGCTGCTTCTGGTGAAACTTTGATGTCAAAGACAGCTGAGGGTGGTACTTCTCTTTTGGAAGAAATGGCCTCAAACAACTATCAATGGCCAACTGAAAGAACTATGGCTAAGAAGGTTGCTGGGATTCATGAATTGGACCCTTTTGCTGCCCTCTCAGCTCAAGTTGCGTCTCTATCTCATCAG GTGCAATACATCAACAATCAGAACTACAACTATCGTGGAAATCCTATGCCAAATTACTACCATCCAGGACTTCGAAATCATGAGAATTTTTCTTATGGAAACACGAAGAATGTGCTACAACCTCCTCCAGGGTTTGATAGTCAACCAAGCGAGAAGAAGATGTCACTTGAGGATGCCATGATTTCCTTTGTTGAGGAGACCAAAGCAAGGTTTAAAAAGTCTGATTCACGGTTGGATAACATTGAGACTCATTGTAGCAATATGGGAGCCACTATGAAGAATCTTGAAGTGCAAATTGGGCAACTAGCCACAACCATGAATGCCCAACAAAGAGGAACTTTTCCTAGCAACACAAAAGTGAATCCAAAGGAACAATGCAAGGTCATTACACTTAGGAGTGGAAGAGAAATTGAGAGGACACCATCAAAGGAAACCGAGTCCACCCCTACAGCTCCAAACAATGGCCAAA ATGCCTTGGAACAAATGCCAAATTATGCCAAATTCCTGAAGGACATCATTTCCAAGAAGAGAAGGTTGGAGGAGTTCGAAACAGTGAAGCTTTCTAAAGAATGTAGTGTCATTCTTCAAAAGAAATtacctcaaaaattaaaagatccGGGGAGTTTCACTTTGCCTTGCACTATTGGAGATTcattttttgataaagttttatGTGAGCTTGGTGCTAGCATCAATCTTATGCCACTTTCTGTTTACAGGAAATTGGGACTTGGAGAGATGAAACAAATAACCATTTCTTTGCAACTAGCAAACCGATCCATCAAATATCCACGTGGAATCATAGAAGATGTATTG GTTACATCACTTAGCAATGAAGTGGAGAGGCTAGAGCCAATGGTAGCAAAGACGGATTCTGTAATCTCTACAGAAAAAGTGCAGCAAACTACAACTCCAAAGTTGAAGCAATTACCTGAGCATCTTCACTTTGCGTTCTTGGGTGATAGTTACACATTTCCAGTGATTGTTGCGGCATCACTTACAcctgaagaagaggaaaagtTGCTACGTGTGTTAAGGGAGCATAGAACAGCCTTGGGATAG